The Ornithinimicrobium sufpigmenti genome includes the window TCGAGGAGGAGGGGCATGTCGAGACCAGGGGCCGTGGTGGCACGTTGGTGCGTGCGGGGCACGGACCGGCCTCGGCCAGCGGGCGCGCGGCGGAGGCGCTGGCCCGCGCTGCGCGCGACGACGGCCTGGAGCTGGACGAAGCTGTCGGGCTGCTCCGGCGCAGCTGGTGACCCGGCCCCGAAGCGCTCACGCCTGCCCCTCGGACCCTGCCTGCTCTGTCCCCGCGGGCCGAACGTCAGGCGTGTCCACGTCCGTCCCCGTCGCAAGGTCTCCGCACTCCACCGGCTCGGGTCTGGCCCTGCGCAGGTAGGCGCGCGCACCGGCGTCACCGCGGGCGACGTCGAGCACCGCCTGCCAGTGGTCCTGACCCAGCAGCACCGGGTGCCCCGGCACGCCCCGGTATGCCGCCCGCACCAGGGCGTCCTGCCCGACGCCCGCGGCACCGGCAGGCTGGGCGGCAAGCAGCCGCGCGATGACGTCGGGGCCGACGTCCGGCAGGTCCACGAGGTGCACGAGGGACTGCGCAGGGATGGTGCGTCCACGGGTCGCCAGCGCCGTCAGCCCCGCCCGCAGGGACTCCCCCATCCCCTGCTCCCAGGTGCCGCACCGGGTGGTGGCAACCCGAGCGTCGCTCATGCCCGCCACCAGCGACTCGACCTCCTCGGCCGCGGCACCGGTCACCACCAGCACGTCTCCGCACCCGCCGTCGAGCAGAGT containing:
- a CDS encoding nucleotidyltransferase family protein, with translation MGMPSAPPSIRPSGRVTGLLLAAGAGRRYGGPKALVDDGSGPWVVRAVRTLLDGGCGDVLVVTGAAAEEVESLVAGMSDARVATTRCGTWEQGMGESLRAGLTALATRGRTIPAQSLVHLVDLPDVGPDVIARLLAAQPAGAAGVGQDALVRAAYRGVPGHPVLLGQDHWQAVLDVARGDAGARAYLRRARPEPVECGDLATGTDVDTPDVRPAGTEQAGSEGQA